Genomic window (Paracoccus tegillarcae):
GAAAACCTTCATGCGTTTTGGCCGTGGGCTACCTTAATGAGTGCCAGTTGCTCTGTCGTTGGGCCACCCTCGCCAACATGAAATTGCGACTTGATCCTTGCACTGCCAAAGCTGGAAGACGGCAACAAGTCCGGCCCGGAAGGTGGCAAAGCAAGTCCACAGCGCAGGCCGTACTCTCCGGATGGCGCAACGATCATGAACTGCGTCTTCGCGCGATACCCCACATATGTTTTGCACGGCACGCGTTCGGTTCCTGGCAGCTCGGCGGCTTTGGTGTCTATCGCCTCAAAAAGGCGTTGTGCGCCGGGTTTTCCTTCGAAGAGTGCTGTAACAAGATCATCCGTCGCCTCGTATTCGTTGCCTGATGCGGCTTCCTTGATGATCGCGACGGCGGTGTAATGCCCAAGTCCGTGGGTAGCCTTAAGATGGGCCACCAGATCCTTATCGTTTCTCTCGCAGCGCTCTTCGGTGACGACCTCGCGCCAGTGATCGAAGGTGTGGCCCGTCTTGGTCTTCAAGTTGCCAATGATCCGATCATGCATTTCTCTCGGTGAGAGTGCCATCACACTGCCTCCACCGCCATACCGTCAATCGCGGTCGGCAGCTTCTTTCCAATGATGGTTTTCCAGCCCTGACCCAAAATGATGCGCGGGATGATGTTGGAAACTTTGAACCCTTCCTGAACAAGCTGCACTTCTGTGCCCGCCTCAAGCGGCGACAGGAAAATTGTCACCTTGGTGTCGATTCCGCCGCCTTTCCAAGAGAACGCCAATCGACTTTGCGGTTCTAGATCCAGCACCTTGCAGTCGACGATGCCGTCGAAGCCCGGCGCAGGTTTCGTGAGGAACTGAAACTGGTGGCCAACTTTGGGTCGAAAGTCGTTTGGCATCAGCCATTTCTCAATGTGCTGGCTGTCTGTCAAAGCGGCCCAGACCATCTCCTGCGGATAGGCCAAGCGGCGCGTCACGTGTATCGTTTTCATGGCCGAAGCCTCCTTCAGTTCTTCTGTTTGTTAAGGTGACTTTCCAAGGCGTCGAACGCCCCAGCCCACTGGTTGCGAAACGGGTCCAGCCAATCATCGAGCAGCAGTAATTGTCCGACCTCGACCGCGTAGTACCTGTTGCGTCCGACCTTTCGGTCGCGAACGAGGCCTGCATCCTTAAGAACGGCGAGATGTTGGGAGACCGCCGACTGTGAAATATCGGTGCGAGCCGTCAGGTCACTGACCGTACGATCTTCATCAATCATCGCGGCAAGCATATCCCTTCTGACAGAGACGGAGAGGGCACGGAAGATATCATCGAAGTTCGACATGGAAACCCATTAGTTGTAGCTTATGGATTAATGCATTAGTGATGGCTAATTCGTCAACAGTTTTTTTCTACCTAAGTCTTGGTGGCCAGCAGATGAGAGAGCGCCAAAGCAGCCGTTCGTGCACCGCGCAGCATCAAGTAAATTGGGCTCGAAGCGGACATGCGGCGGTGCGGCATGCACCTCGCCCTGGCACGCCAAGCCTGCGGACGGTGACGGCCCAAAGCGGACCTTCATCCCGACGCCGAGCGCCGCGTTGCAGCTTCTCCAGACCTGCCATCCGCTGCGGGTGCTCGATTTCTTTAGTGTCTGAGGTCCGCACTGCGGACCTTCCTGCCGTTCGCTACGGGCGCAGCATCACAACCCTAGTCTGAGGCAAGATCGGCCGCAGGGTGGGAAGCGGTCATTCGCTGCAAGCGCGACATAGTACCGCGCAACCTGTGTAACAGACGCGCAGAATCTGATTTATTTTAGGATGACTTGAGAGACAACAGTGCTGTGTACGATTGCGAGACGACCGAGATGGGTGAGGCAAAGAAAAAGCAGCAACGGCATAGGAGAGTTATGCAAGCGGCCAATGGGTGTATCTATTGCGCAGGGCGTCGGCGCGCGGAGCAGGTCGATCACATGCCGCCACGCATGATGTTTCGGTTGGGCCAGCGCCCAAAAGGACTGGAATTTCCCAGTTGTGGCCCGTGCAACCAAGGTACCAGCCGCCTCGACGTCGCCGCATCATTTATGGCACGCACTTTCCCGGGAATCGCTACATCCGCCGACAGTGCGGAATGGGACAAGGTCATGAGCGAAGTGCATCGCGTTGCTCCGGACCTCCTTCGCGAGATGTGGATACCGCCGCACGAAATGCGCCAAGCAATGTGGAGCGAGGGAATATTCGACCGCAATTTTGCTGCATTCCGGGCCGACGGCCCAATCATGGGTGCATATATGCAGGCATTCGCGGCCAAGATTGGTTTCGCTTTGCACTACGAGGCCACCGGGAATTTCGTGCCCCGGAGGGCCGAGTGCAGGTGCGATGGTTCACAAGCTCGGAGGTGTATGGCGGTCGTCTGCCCCCAGCCTATTCGCCAGTATTGGGACGCCCGCATCATGCAGCAGGGCAAGATCACTTCGCAGGGCAACTTCGAGTACGGCTGGGGCACCTATTTAGAGAGCCCCGATGTGCCGCTCTACTACGCCAGGGTCCGAGAGGCGTTTGCGGCCGCGGCTTTCGTCGTTCTGGATGAGGGATCGCTGCCTTTTCCTGAGGGAGAACTTGCGACCTTCGCTCCTGGAGATCTTGTAATGCCGCTCTCGGACCGGATCACGGCAGGGTAGGAGAACAAAATGAACCAGCCGACCGAAACCTCGGGCCAGCTGTTCGTGATCGTCATCGACGAGACTTACGGTGGTGACGAGGAAACTTGGGAGGCCGATAGCGAACGGTATCGGCGACAGCTGGAACAGGAGTTCGAAGCGGTCTTTCAGGAGGTCAACGTCGGACCCGGGGCTGACATACCAGCCTTCCTGACCGAGGTGATCAACGCGAGAGTGCCGCTCTGGAGCGCTGCATTGGTCACGTTCTTCGCCGGCAAGAGGATCAAAGAGAACCTGGACGCTTGGACGGAGATGGCCTACGCCCTCCGTCGCTTCTTCGCCCGCCCCATCATTTTGGCGCGCCACGGCGCTGCAGTTCTCGCTTTGGAAGCAGTTTTCGATGAGTTGGGAGGCATGCCCAAGGTGGTCCGGCTTGTCCGCTATCGAGCCGGGCACCTGGAGGAGGATGGTTCACCCGCCCAAGCCGACCTCGGCGATGGAATAGAAGAGAATCCGCCAACCCTCAACTTGGGTTATGTGGTTCACCTCTTTGAGATCGAGGCGGACGGGGTATTTTTTCGTGTGTCGGTGGACGGCAAACGGGCACAAGTCTGGCGCAGCGCCTGATCTTGGAGGTCTGCCAGTCTGGGCCGGGTCTACCCTATCGGTCCCACCATCCGTCGAGGATGCCTTTGAGCTGGGTGATCCGATCACGGACCAAAGAGGCCTTCTCGCCGGCCCAGAGAAGCGGATACATCGAACCGCCCTCGACCTGCGAGGCGAGGAGACCGGCGTGTCTGTTTGCAAAATCGGCCCAAGCTGCTTGCAATTCTTGAAGAGCATCACCATCGATTCTAGGGAGGGCAGCTACTTTCCTCAAAATTGCCTCTAGCTCTTCCTCCTCACGGCGCAGGTCTTCGCCGGCAACTATGTTCATCCCGCTTTGCGTCTGAGGAACCGAGCCGCGGAGAACGTCGATTACGGACCAATCCGTTGCCTCGACAAACGTACTGGTGGCATCGATGAGGTCTGAAAGCTCCTTGGAGTCAAAGACAGTCCCGGTAGGAAGCTCGTGGGTTAGTACGTGGCGGACCTCGAAGAGTCGGGCGAGAGAAGTCATCATCACATCGTAATCGGCGACGATGGGGGCAGAGGCCATTCATCCATTTCCTCTGTCCAGCGCGGATGGACCGTCTGTAGCCTGCCCGCAAATCCGCCGACCAGGGTATCCAAGATGTTCATGATTCCATCGACGCCACTGAGGGATACAGTATGGGCGACGAAATCTCCGATGGTCAGCTCGCGCCGGTCGACATGGGCAGCGAATGCGAGGTCGATCTTGGTGCCTTTGACGAGTTTCTCAGCACGCTCGAAGATGGCCTCGTCCCCGTCGACAAGCTCAGCGATCACTTCGCGCAGGAAAACCTCTAGAATCGTGACCAGTCGGATAGGCGCGAACTGAAGATGCAGGGGCGCGATCCGGTAATGGCGTCAACCTCGGCGCGCAGCGCGTTGATTTGGCCGACCAATTCAGTGCCGAGGCGGCGATGCTCGCCGCGGCGGACGTTCCGGTCGATGATTTGCTGATAGGACGAGCGTCGCATGGTTGTCGAAGTATAGCCTGTGAAAGCGGATTTCTACACTCCTTCAGCACAAGCCAGCAAGTTCCCCACTTCCGACCTTCATAATGGCTTCTCTCGTACTTGCGGAAAATGGCTGCTTCGGTGAGCTGCGAG
Coding sequences:
- a CDS encoding DUF4287 domain-containing protein, with amino-acid sequence MALSPREMHDRIIGNLKTKTGHTFDHWREVVTEERCERNDKDLVAHLKATHGLGHYTAVAIIKEAASGNEYEATDDLVTALFEGKPGAQRLFEAIDTKAAELPGTERVPCKTYVGYRAKTQFMIVAPSGEYGLRCGLALPPSGPDLLPSSSFGSARIKSQFHVGEGGPTTEQLALIKVAHGQNA
- a CDS encoding ArsR/SmtB family transcription factor; this encodes MSNFDDIFRALSVSVRRDMLAAMIDEDRTVSDLTARTDISQSAVSQHLAVLKDAGLVRDRKVGRNRYYAVEVGQLLLLDDWLDPFRNQWAGAFDALESHLNKQKN
- a CDS encoding lysozyme inhibitor LprI family protein → MASAPIVADYDVMMTSLARLFEVRHVLTHELPTGTVFDSKELSDLIDATSTFVEATDWSVIDVLRGSVPQTQSGMNIVAGEDLRREEEELEAILRKVAALPRIDGDALQELQAAWADFANRHAGLLASQVEGGSMYPLLWAGEKASLVRDRITQLKGILDGWWDR
- a CDS encoding SRPBCC family protein, translating into MKTIHVTRRLAYPQEMVWAALTDSQHIEKWLMPNDFRPKVGHQFQFLTKPAPGFDGIVDCKVLDLEPQSRLAFSWKGGGIDTKVTIFLSPLEAGTEVQLVQEGFKVSNIIPRIILGQGWKTIIGKKLPTAIDGMAVEAV